The DNA window CTTTGAACAGACTCAATGCCATGGGGTAAACGGAAAACGCGACGATAAAGACACTCACTCCGCCATAGGTCAATACCGCGCACGCAACAACAACTGCTAATACCGCGTACTGCATTCCCAACTTCGATACTATCCACCGTGCCACCGCATCCGCAGCGCCACATTCTTCCATTAACTTGCCAAACAAACTGCCTAGCAAAAACATCAAGAACCAAGCCTTTACGAAACTAGCAAAGCCACCCATATAGGCATCAATAAAGTTGACCTCTGACGTGATGGGAAAGACAGCAGTGTGACTCGTCAAGGCAACGAGCAGTGCGCAAAGTGGTGCCGAAATGAACAGATTAAATCCTCGTAGCGTGAGCCAGATGAGTGCAACAAGCGCGCCCAATAGTCCAATAAGACTTAACATAACCGTTCCTATTTCATTCTTTTTTCTCCTTTTATACGTTAAAAAAACGTAAATTACGAGACTTCAAAGCCTGCAGGTTGCTTAAAAGATCGGCAAGGTAATTCAATACCGGCAAAGGGTGACTGAAAAAACACACGAAAAGATTAAATGAGAATTATTTTCAAATAAGTATTGACTGCCAGCTTAATCTAACTGATAATCAATCTCAACAAGACAGGTAAGTAGTTGGCTTGTAACGACGATTCTGTTTCTCGACCCTGAAACACGTTGGCGAACGTTAAACGTATGGTCGAATATTAGAGGTAACAACGCCCCTTGAAGCCTCTTCTATTCAACCTCTTCACAATTTTACTTGCTACATTGCTCATATCGGTGACGGTAGATATGAAACAAAAAAGCCCGAAAGGGCTTTTTTTATTGCAACCGATCACGTCTACAATCGACCTAGCGGCGATTCTTACGCGCTCGAGCCAAGCGCATTTTCTTTTCTTCGGCTTTTGCCGCTTTCTTTGCTTCTGCTTCTTCCCGTTGCTGTTGCACCATGACTTCTTCTTCTTCGCGCATGGCTGGCGTTTCCATCGTGATACGCCCAATGACCGCATCACGCAGTTCATTGATCAAAATCTCTGAGAACTTATGTGTATCCACTTGAGCCCCACTACGTAGGCAACCACGCAGCTTGCCCGCTCGCTCAATAAACTCCCAATCACACTCTGGCAGTTCTTCCATCTTGTAGCGCGCTTTTAACAGCTCAGGGTACTCGGACAGCAGGTATTCAGCAGTAAAGCTTGCCACTTCTTCGTAGTTCATTGCGGTATCTCGCACCGCGCCGGTCGCCGCTAATCGATATCCTGAATTACCGTTTTCTACTTTTGGCCAAAGCATTCCAGGTGTGTCATACAGCATAATGCCATCTTCAAGTTTGATACGCTGCTGTGCTTTGGTAACCGCGGGTTCGTTACCCGTTTTTGCCACAATGCGTCCAGCCAGAATATTGATTAGGGTGGATTTACCCACATTCGGGATCCCCATAATCATGGCTTTGATCTGCTTGTCTGCACCTAATTTATGCGGCACGAGCTTCTTACACAGTTCGTTAATTTGATGCACTTCCGCAGCTTTTTCATGACCAAATGCCAGTGTTTTTACACCGGCTTCTTGTTCCAAATAAGCTTGCCATTGTGCTGTTTTCTCCGGATCTGCAAGATCCGCTTTGTTCAAAATTTTGATGACCGGCTTATCTCCGCGAAGCTCCGCAACCATAGGGTTTTCGCTACTGTAAGGAATTCGCGCATCTAACACTTCGATAATGACATCCATCTGCGGCATGATCTCTTTGATTTCATTGCGCGCTTTGTTCATGTGGCCAGGGAACCACTGAATAGTCTGTCTCGTCATTTAAATTTAAACCTTTATTAACTAAGTTCTTGGCAATACTAAGAAAAATGGCATTTCCAGTATTACGGCACTTGGATGGAATAAGGATAGTTTACTATAGAAGTGAAAAGAGATGAATGCCGCGTCCATTTTGACGCTATCAAAGAGTAAAAACACCAAACACGGGCGTAAGCCGTCACGGCAAAAAAAGATAAAAGAAAGGTGGGTTGGGTGAATAGACTCACCCAACGTCAAGGTATTCTATGCGCGCTGGCGTCGGCGGAGATACCATGCAAAAACAAAAGCCCCAACAATGATAACTATTCCGCCTACAGCGATTCTAATCAACATCGTTGGAAAGGTATTACTCAAAACATAGATATCCGGCTTGCCTGTTTGCCATACAGTCCAATAGGTCGCTAAATTGGATGCTAAAGCGTCATCATTGCCTGTTTCCAAGGCGATAATTGCGTCACCTGTCACCGGATTAATACGTACACTGCTATTCAAATAAGGTGATTTACCACCGTGACCAACAACGTAATCGCTATCGCTCGCTGGCGCAAACAACATGGTACCCGCGCCCCAGATTTCCAAACCTTGTACAGACGCCAGTGGCGCTCTCATAAAATGAAGTGTTTGGTCAGTCAACAAACGAGGGCCACTGGTTGAAACCACCGATGAAGGTAACTGCGCATTCGCAAATCGCACTAAATCATCCACGCTTGTATACAATCCCGTTGCCGCCAAAGAAGTGTAGTTCGGATAAAAGCGTATATTGCCATTTTCCGCAAAATACTCTGCGAGCGGCTGATTCTTATCGTGTTGGGCAAAGCTTGAGTTGGTCATTCCCAGAGGTTGAAATACCGCTTTGTCCATGTAGTCAGAAAAGGTTGTGCCCGACACTTCTTCAATAATT is part of the Pseudoalteromonas xiamenensis genome and encodes:
- the ylqF gene encoding ribosome biogenesis GTPase YlqF, which translates into the protein MTRQTIQWFPGHMNKARNEIKEIMPQMDVIIEVLDARIPYSSENPMVAELRGDKPVIKILNKADLADPEKTAQWQAYLEQEAGVKTLAFGHEKAAEVHQINELCKKLVPHKLGADKQIKAMIMGIPNVGKSTLINILAGRIVAKTGNEPAVTKAQQRIKLEDGIMLYDTPGMLWPKVENGNSGYRLAATGAVRDTAMNYEEVASFTAEYLLSEYPELLKARYKMEELPECDWEFIERAGKLRGCLRSGAQVDTHKFSEILINELRDAVIGRITMETPAMREEEEVMVQQQREEAEAKKAAKAEEKKMRLARARKNRR
- a CDS encoding serine hydrolase, whose protein sequence is MKKTLLWSLSTLGVLAIWGTLNFLATTQGWGLTPIAPYGDDNAFAQALDKEVAKAFKGNIALALLKKGQVVHSKYDSKGQPVDAHTRFGAASLSKWVTAVGVMTLVEQGKLDLEVPVSTYLTRWQLPPSQFDNNKVTLKLLLSHTAGITDGLGHNGFAPGEPVQPLVEHLTHAKDADEGKSGKVRVEMEPGSKWMYSGGSYNLIQLIIEEVSGTTFSDYMDKAVFQPLGMTNSSFAQHDKNQPLAEYFAENGNIRFYPNYTSLAATGLYTSVDDLVRFANAQLPSSVVSTSGPRLLTDQTLHFMRAPLASVQGLEIWGAGTMLFAPASDSDYVVGHGGKSPYLNSSVRINPVTGDAIIALETGNDDALASNLATYWTVWQTGKPDIYVLSNTFPTMLIRIAVGGIVIIVGAFVFAWYLRRRQRA